The Palaemon carinicauda isolate YSFRI2023 chromosome 43, ASM3689809v2, whole genome shotgun sequence genome window below encodes:
- the LOC137633608 gene encoding uncharacterized protein yields MGSFYSRHRQNTQHISQQSDTVPPSIQIDEFDESYIRLWKIFREAIQPLYFKILCWVNPQWDPSSNFKDYLESQGVNINKFKKKLGKDQWDKVMNPSSHDTWDITLIYVLLQFSKCLAGENDEKWHKQNGSDPEMSLTCSKNIRNETAHNLKIDRGRCSVKIEIVYELTMKIQEGLKLVMLWDGVNPVDKDEIEREIVRVFDDTRQKIDEIGKGGIGAEVFDEYLKEIDFTKKMKLLEDSGFPCLKEHLEKLKSINPLNLITGTSSNPNISAEKIYTEMKLERESGPL; encoded by the exons ATGGGGTCCTTCTACAGCAGACACCGACAGAACACACAGCATATATCTCAACAATC agacaccgttcctccttcgatccaaatcgatgagtttgacgagtcaTACATAAGATTATGGAAGATattcagggaagccattcagcctctttatttTAAGATCCTCTGCTGGGTGAATCCACAATGGGACCCATCAAgtaacttcaaagactacctcgaaagccaaggggtcaacatcaATAAATTCAAGAAGAAACTTGGGAAGGATCAATGGGATAAAGTCATGAATCCTTCATCACACGACACATGGGACATAACTCTGATTTATGTGCTCCTTCAGTTTTCTAAATGTTTAGCTGGAGAAAATGATGAAAAATGGCACAAACAAAATGGTTCCGACCCAGAAATGTCTTTGACATGTTCAAAGAATATTAGGAATGAGACAGCCCACAATCTGAAAATAGACAGAGGAAGATGTTCTGTCAAAATAGAAATAGTATATGAACTTACAATGAAAATTcaagagggcttaaaacttgtCATGCTCTGGGATGGGGTAAACCCTGTGGATAAAGATGAAATCGAAAGAGAAATTGTCAGAGTTTTTGATGATACCCGACAAAAGATCGATGAGATAGGaaaaggaggtataggagccgaggtctttgatgaatatctaaaggaaattgacttcacaaaaaagatgaagttattggaagacagtggcttcccttgtttgaaggaacatcttgaaaaattgaaaagcattaatcctctcaacctgataacaggaacctcttctaaccccaacatatcagcagagaagatttacacagaaatgaagctagaacGGGAAAGTGggcccctgtag